In the genome of Photobacterium sp. TY1-4, one region contains:
- a CDS encoding coniferyl aldehyde dehydrogenase, with translation MTAIETLPIQATDRPQMQAILHAQQAAFRANPMPSLEQRTHQLKALKAALLNHKTALCEALNQDYGRRSHHDTLIADILPCVAQLNYTLKHLKKWMKPARRHAGLMLTPAKVEVVYQPLGVVGIVVPWNFPVMLSLGPLITALAAGNRAMIKLSEFTPATNQVLRDLLASQFEPETVAVIEGEADIAAAFSALPFDHLLFTGSTQVGRHVMRAAADNLTPVTLELGGKSPALIAPDIPIPLAVERLIYGKSLNAGQICVAPDYVLVPADQHDAFVAEYQKQFQAMYPQGVASNDFTSVINRKQYDRLRAWLADAEQQGAKVIPCHPEARDDEQHRMITHLVLETNEQIQLMQEEIFGPLLPVIPYHSLDEALARIRRQPRPLALYLMSLDPALQQQIKTTTHAGGMCINDAVFHVAADDAPFGGIGPSGMGHYHGKEGFLTFSKAKTVLSRGKFSTGKLITPPYGGWLQKLMLAFFLR, from the coding sequence ATGACCGCCATCGAGACACTGCCGATTCAAGCCACCGACCGTCCCCAGATGCAGGCGATCCTGCATGCGCAGCAAGCGGCATTTCGCGCCAATCCGATGCCTTCGCTCGAACAGCGTACTCATCAGCTGAAAGCCCTGAAAGCTGCACTGCTAAACCACAAAACGGCCTTGTGCGAAGCCCTGAATCAGGACTATGGCCGCCGCAGTCATCACGACACCCTGATCGCTGACATCCTGCCTTGTGTCGCCCAGTTGAATTACACCCTCAAGCATCTGAAAAAATGGATGAAGCCGGCCCGGCGCCATGCCGGTCTGATGCTCACCCCGGCTAAAGTCGAGGTGGTGTACCAACCGCTGGGCGTCGTCGGCATTGTCGTGCCGTGGAATTTCCCGGTCATGCTCAGCCTGGGGCCGCTGATCACCGCACTGGCGGCAGGTAACCGGGCGATGATCAAACTGAGTGAATTTACCCCGGCCACCAACCAGGTGCTGCGCGACTTGCTGGCCAGCCAGTTCGAGCCGGAGACTGTGGCGGTGATTGAGGGTGAGGCCGACATTGCGGCAGCGTTCAGCGCGCTGCCGTTTGATCACTTGCTCTTTACCGGATCCACACAGGTCGGCCGCCATGTGATGCGCGCCGCCGCCGACAACCTCACCCCGGTGACTCTGGAGCTGGGCGGGAAGTCCCCGGCCCTGATCGCCCCGGATATACCGATCCCACTGGCCGTAGAGCGCCTGATTTACGGCAAAAGCCTCAATGCCGGGCAAATCTGCGTGGCCCCGGACTATGTGCTGGTCCCGGCGGACCAGCACGACGCCTTTGTAGCCGAATACCAGAAACAATTTCAGGCCATGTATCCCCAGGGGGTCGCCAGTAACGATTTCACTTCTGTGATTAACCGCAAGCAGTATGATCGCCTGCGCGCATGGCTGGCGGACGCCGAGCAGCAAGGCGCAAAGGTGATCCCCTGCCATCCTGAGGCACGTGATGATGAGCAGCACCGGATGATCACTCACCTGGTGCTTGAGACCAACGAGCAGATACAATTGATGCAGGAAGAGATTTTCGGCCCCTTGCTGCCGGTGATCCCGTACCACAGCCTGGACGAGGCGCTGGCGAGAATTCGCCGCCAGCCGCGTCCGCTGGCCCTGTACCTGATGAGCCTGGATCCGGCGTTGCAACAGCAGATCAAAACCACCACCCACGCTGGCGGGATGTGCATCAATGATGCCGTGTTCCACGTTGCCGCCGACGATGCGCCCTTTGGCGGGATCGGTCCGTCCGGGATGGGTCACTATCACGGCAAGGAAGGGTTTCTGACCTTTTCCAAAGCCAAAACCGTGCTCAGCCGCGGCAAATTCAGCACCGGCAAACTGATCACCCCGCCGTACGGCGGCTGGTTACAAAAGCTGATGCTGGCGTTTTTCCTCCGCTAG
- a CDS encoding tRNA-uridine aminocarboxypropyltransferase translates to MSCPRCHFHYNCICPAEPTLTSQARFVLLTHPRELSKTTNTGALMLRTLPHCRREIWDRVNPPQTLLDQLRQPDLQPWLLFPADAQHPAAPFQAEPSKQPLFIVLDATWQEARKMVRKSPWLADLPRLSLSVTDTSTYTLRRNQQAGNLCTCEAGIALLDLIGEPQQAAQLSHYYQTFIDTFPAEQSGHRKG, encoded by the coding sequence GTGTCCTGTCCCCGCTGCCATTTTCACTATAACTGTATTTGCCCGGCCGAGCCGACACTGACCAGCCAGGCCCGGTTTGTCCTGCTGACCCATCCCCGCGAGCTGAGCAAAACCACCAATACCGGGGCCCTGATGCTGCGGACGCTGCCCCACTGCCGCCGGGAGATCTGGGATCGGGTCAATCCGCCACAGACCTTACTGGACCAGTTGCGCCAGCCGGATCTACAACCCTGGCTGCTGTTTCCTGCGGACGCGCAGCACCCGGCTGCACCGTTTCAGGCCGAGCCTAGTAAACAGCCGCTGTTTATTGTGCTCGATGCCACCTGGCAGGAAGCCCGAAAGATGGTGCGCAAAAGTCCCTGGCTGGCCGACTTACCACGCCTGAGCCTGTCGGTCACCGATACCTCGACGTACACCCTGCGCCGCAATCAGCAAGCCGGTAACCTCTGTACCTGCGAAGCCGGGATTGCCCTGCTCGATTTAATCGGCGAGCCGCAGCAAGCCGCGCAACTCAGCCATTATTATCAAACCTTTATCGACACTTTTCCGGCAGAGCAGAGCGGTCATCGCAAAGGGTAA